The following are from one region of the Rosettibacter firmus genome:
- a CDS encoding GH36-type glycosyl hydrolase domain-containing protein, which translates to MDYGEFSESGKEFIIYNVATPTPWINYIYNDEYFSTISNNAGGISYIKNPLHGRITRYRINEVPPDRPGKYIYVKDWDNNEYWSLSWQPVGKYKESYRVIHGFGYTKIESNVKDIKSESLFFVPVSDNREIWRIKLKNESDKIRKLSLYGYVEFALGHGLIDLINQCDDQHFNRVYFDKKLNTLFATKTYWVTQSNGTQQQENKEWDQWAFFTINLPVVQYETLRERFIGNYRNENNPISIETGELSSQDTDYGNAVGVLRIDVDLKPFEEKEIIFSLGVIPKKDFDAKKETIIKYNNPEAVHNAFEEVKNKWEKFINNTHCNTPDKDINIFMNNWIPYQAKVAFDIGRVASFYYWGISRGFGFRDTAQDTIAVTIALPHKAKERILLLSRQMFTDGRVYHHFYDDANGELTKHCDDPVWYILAVTEYIKETGDVSILDEKVSYVDNPEGTVLTHLYSVVNFIKNILTPRFLPVFGRGDWNDTLDYIGGEDGGESVWAAMFYVAMLNRLIELFQYVNIDSKDIESLRDKIKNSIDELCWDGEWYIRAFGNGKKKIGSHENKYGKIFINTQSWSVIADLSNKKRLLKALDSVKKYLDTEYGPKICAPAFREIDPNIGLITRCVAGKKENGAIFCHPVTWLIQAEAIMKRGNVAYDYLKKILPNRIDSDIYTAEPYVFSQYITSNEHSSPGKASHSWQTGTAAWMYRVFYDYILGVRASYNGLIIDPVIPSHWKYFTVERVFRGTRYIIEVVNESGVESGIKEIYLDGKKLESFIIPPVQKEICNVKVIMGK; encoded by the coding sequence ATGGATTACGGAGAATTTTCTGAAAGTGGTAAGGAATTTATCATTTATAATGTTGCAACACCTACTCCATGGATAAACTACATATATAATGACGAATATTTTTCTACAATATCGAATAATGCCGGTGGTATTAGTTATATTAAAAATCCCTTGCATGGCAGAATAACAAGATACAGAATCAACGAAGTCCCGCCTGATAGACCTGGTAAATATATATATGTAAAAGATTGGGATAATAATGAGTACTGGAGTTTAAGCTGGCAACCTGTAGGAAAGTACAAAGAATCTTATAGAGTTATACATGGATTCGGCTATACAAAAATCGAATCGAATGTCAAAGATATTAAATCCGAAAGTTTGTTCTTTGTGCCCGTTTCTGATAACCGCGAAATTTGGAGAATAAAATTAAAAAATGAATCAGATAAGATTCGTAAATTATCTTTATATGGTTATGTTGAATTTGCATTGGGGCATGGTTTAATCGATTTAATTAACCAGTGTGATGATCAACATTTTAATCGAGTCTATTTCGATAAAAAACTTAATACATTATTTGCAACAAAAACTTACTGGGTTACTCAATCAAATGGAACACAACAACAAGAGAACAAAGAATGGGACCAATGGGCATTTTTTACTATTAACCTTCCTGTAGTTCAATACGAAACTCTGCGTGAAAGATTTATTGGAAATTATCGTAATGAAAATAATCCTATAAGTATAGAAACAGGTGAATTATCTTCTCAAGATACTGATTATGGGAATGCTGTTGGTGTTCTAAGAATTGATGTAGATTTAAAACCTTTTGAAGAAAAAGAAATAATATTTTCTCTTGGTGTTATACCTAAAAAGGATTTCGATGCAAAGAAAGAAACTATTATAAAATATAATAATCCCGAAGCTGTCCATAATGCATTTGAAGAAGTAAAAAATAAGTGGGAAAAATTTATTAATAATACACATTGTAATACTCCTGATAAAGATATAAATATTTTTATGAATAATTGGATTCCTTATCAGGCTAAGGTTGCTTTTGATATCGGGAGAGTAGCAAGTTTTTATTATTGGGGTATTAGTCGTGGATTTGGATTTAGAGATACTGCTCAAGATACTATAGCTGTTACTATTGCACTCCCTCACAAAGCGAAAGAAAGAATCTTATTATTATCACGACAGATGTTTACTGATGGCAGAGTTTATCACCATTTTTATGATGATGCGAATGGTGAATTAACAAAACATTGCGATGATCCAGTATGGTATATTTTGGCAGTAACAGAGTATATTAAAGAAACTGGAGATGTTAGTATTCTTGATGAAAAAGTTTCTTATGTGGATAATCCCGAAGGTACCGTATTAACTCATTTATATTCTGTTGTGAATTTTATTAAAAATATTTTAACACCTCGATTTCTACCAGTATTTGGTAGAGGAGATTGGAATGATACCCTTGATTACATTGGAGGTGAAGATGGCGGAGAAAGTGTATGGGCTGCAATGTTTTATGTTGCAATGTTAAATCGATTAATTGAATTATTTCAATATGTAAATATTGACAGTAAAGATATCGAAAGTCTCAGAGATAAAATCAAAAATAGTATTGATGAATTATGCTGGGATGGAGAATGGTATATTAGAGCTTTTGGAAATGGGAAGAAAAAAATTGGTTCACATGAAAATAAGTACGGAAAAATATTTATAAATACTCAAAGCTGGTCGGTTATTGCTGACTTATCTAATAAAAAAAGATTATTGAAAGCACTTGATAGTGTAAAAAAATATCTTGATACTGAATATGGTCCTAAAATTTGTGCCCCTGCATTTCGAGAAATTGATCCAAACATTGGTCTTATAACAAGATGTGTAGCGGGTAAGAAAGAAAATGGAGCTATTTTTTGTCACCCTGTTACCTGGTTAATTCAAGCCGAAGCTATTATGAAAAGGGGAAATGTCGCTTATGATTATCTAAAAAAAATATTACCCAATCGTATCGATTCAGATATTTATACTGCTGAACCTTATGTATTTTCTCAATATATTACAAGCAATGAACATTCATCACCTGGTAAAGCAAGTCATTCCTGGCAAACAGGAACAGCAGCATGGATGTATCGAGTGTTTTATGATTATATCTTAGGAGTCAGAGCTTCTTATAATGGTTTGATAATCGACCCCGTAATTCCATCTCACTGGAAATATTTTACAGTAGAAAGAGTATTTAGAGGTACAAGATATATAATTGAAGTAGTAAATGAATCTGGTGTTGAGTCTGGTATTAAAGAAATATATCTGGACGGGAAAAAATTAGAATCATTCATAATTCCTCCTGTACAAAAAGAAATCTGTAATGTAAAAGTTATTATGGGCAAATAA
- a CDS encoding NAD(P)/FAD-dependent oxidoreductase: protein MKKVIIVGAGFGGLTLARELRNSNCDILLIDKNNHHLFQPLLYQVATAALSPGDIAAPIREIMRKQKNIRVILSEVNRINLAEKKVYVNPDYSNYEFQKEFSYDYLVLAVGTMNSYYGNNHWKKYAPGLKTITDALYIREKILYSFEKAELLEDDTEVSKYLTFVIIGGGPTGVELAGAIAEIAKKTMLKDFKKINPAKTKIILVEASNRILSTFDENLSTYAIKSLEKLGVKILLNTKVTNITHNGVEINGEFIYSYNVIWAAGNSAESLTKSLIVELDKYGRVIVESDCSIKDYSDVFVIGDAACFIDNGRVLPALAPVAIQQGKYVANIIKNGIPKNKREPFKYSDKGIMATIGKAKAIAQIHNVKFTGFIAWLLWVFIHILYLIGFRNRYRVLTEWIWLYITNRNGVRLIVNNLIKST from the coding sequence ATGAAGAAAGTTATTATTGTGGGAGCTGGTTTTGGAGGGCTTACATTAGCTCGTGAATTAAGAAATTCTAATTGTGATATTTTATTGATTGATAAAAATAATCATCACTTATTTCAACCATTGTTATATCAGGTTGCAACTGCTGCTTTATCGCCTGGGGACATTGCAGCTCCAATCCGTGAAATTATGAGGAAACAAAAAAATATAAGAGTAATTTTATCCGAAGTTAATAGAATCAATTTAGCTGAAAAAAAAGTTTATGTTAATCCAGACTATAGTAATTATGAATTTCAGAAAGAATTTAGTTATGATTATCTGGTGCTTGCAGTTGGTACAATGAATTCATATTACGGCAATAATCATTGGAAGAAATACGCACCTGGATTAAAAACTATTACAGATGCACTTTACATTAGAGAAAAGATTTTATATTCTTTTGAGAAAGCAGAACTGTTAGAAGATGATACTGAAGTTTCTAAATACTTAACATTCGTAATTATTGGGGGTGGACCAACAGGCGTAGAATTGGCAGGTGCAATTGCAGAAATAGCTAAAAAAACAATGTTGAAAGATTTTAAAAAGATTAATCCTGCAAAAACAAAAATAATTTTGGTTGAAGCATCAAATAGAATATTATCTACATTTGATGAAAACTTAAGTACTTATGCAATAAAATCACTGGAGAAATTAGGTGTAAAAATATTATTGAATACAAAGGTCACAAATATTACACATAATGGTGTAGAGATTAATGGTGAATTTATTTACTCGTATAATGTTATATGGGCAGCAGGTAATTCTGCAGAGTCTTTAACTAAATCACTGATTGTCGAACTCGATAAATATGGAAGGGTTATAGTTGAAAGTGATTGTTCTATAAAAGATTATTCTGATGTTTTTGTTATTGGAGATGCAGCATGCTTTATAGATAATGGAAGAGTATTACCTGCACTTGCACCTGTTGCAATTCAACAGGGGAAATATGTTGCAAATATTATTAAAAATGGAATTCCTAAAAATAAAAGAGAACCATTTAAATATTCTGATAAAGGAATAATGGCTACTATCGGAAAAGCTAAAGCAATAGCACAAATTCATAATGTTAAGTTTACTGGATTTATCGCATGGCTATTATGGGTGTTTATTCATATTCTATATTTAATAGGCTTTAGAAATCGTTACCGTGTATTGACTGAATGGATCTGGTTATATATAACAAATCGAAATGGTGTGAGATTGATAGTTAATAATCTTATTAAATCAACTTAA
- a CDS encoding nucleoside recognition domain-containing protein has product MLNYIWLALITLGILTAFTADIIDISNNKYNNGKPLYVTVKFDENDFNIKSINSKLEINSKVFNDFYKTDYKNNVEQEIKLSKTQNPEIFNVYFKVNDNSPEIWKKIANASGKEDDITGKLFIKGEIDSLHYHAMLYLEEISFLKIKDVTNAIIEYAGNAVKIAIGLIGIMSLWLGIMKIAEKSGMINLIAKFVKPVTKFLFPDVPPEHPAIASIVMNISANMLGLGNAATPFGLKAMEELDKLNTNKGTATNAMCTFLAINTAGLTLIPATAIAIRAAAGSSNPTIIIGTSFFGALCATITGIIAVKILEKYPFRLNELMYYIKKSYKKILILVIGFLFLITILKQKVISDMFYLDADLLRNIIQVISIIAIPLIIFLFVIYGVIKKVKIYEEFVDGAKEGFNIGVKIIPYLVAMLMAIGIFRAGGGMDILVLILSPITNLIGFPAEAIPMALMRPLSGSGALGIMSEIISKHGPDSFIGILVSTIMGSTETTFYVLALYFGSVNIRKTRHAVAAGVLADIAGITGAFLIVKFLFG; this is encoded by the coding sequence ATGCTCAACTACATCTGGCTTGCTCTTATAACATTAGGAATTTTAACTGCATTCACAGCAGATATAATTGATATTTCTAATAATAAATATAATAATGGTAAACCTTTATATGTTACTGTTAAATTTGATGAAAATGATTTTAATATAAAATCCATTAACTCAAAACTTGAGATTAATTCAAAAGTATTTAATGATTTTTACAAAACTGATTATAAAAATAATGTAGAACAAGAAATAAAACTAAGCAAAACTCAGAATCCAGAGATATTTAATGTTTATTTTAAAGTAAATGATAATTCACCTGAGATATGGAAAAAAATTGCAAATGCATCTGGTAAAGAAGATGATATAACAGGTAAATTATTTATTAAAGGGGAAATTGATTCATTGCATTATCATGCAATGCTTTATTTAGAAGAAATTTCTTTTTTAAAAATTAAAGATGTAACAAATGCTATTATTGAATATGCTGGTAATGCAGTTAAAATTGCTATTGGATTAATTGGGATTATGTCTTTATGGCTGGGTATAATGAAAATAGCTGAAAAATCTGGAATGATAAATTTAATAGCAAAATTTGTTAAACCTGTTACAAAATTTTTATTTCCTGATGTACCTCCGGAGCATCCTGCAATAGCCTCAATTGTAATGAACATATCAGCGAATATGCTGGGATTAGGTAATGCTGCCACACCTTTTGGTCTAAAAGCAATGGAAGAACTTGATAAGTTAAACACTAATAAAGGAACTGCAACTAATGCAATGTGTACTTTTCTTGCAATTAATACAGCAGGTTTAACTTTAATACCTGCTACAGCAATTGCAATTAGAGCTGCAGCTGGAAGTAGCAATCCAACTATTATTATTGGTACCTCTTTTTTTGGTGCTTTATGTGCTACTATTACAGGTATTATCGCAGTTAAAATATTAGAGAAGTATCCTTTCAGATTAAATGAACTAATGTATTATATTAAAAAGAGTTATAAAAAAATTCTAATATTGGTTATCGGCTTTTTATTTTTAATAACTATTCTTAAACAAAAAGTTATTTCGGATATGTTTTATTTAGATGCCGATTTATTGAGAAATATTATTCAAGTCATTTCAATAATTGCAATTCCTTTAATAATATTTTTATTTGTGATTTATGGAGTAATTAAAAAAGTAAAAATTTATGAAGAATTTGTAGATGGAGCAAAGGAAGGATTTAATATTGGGGTTAAAATAATTCCATATCTCGTGGCAATGCTAATGGCAATTGGAATTTTTAGAGCAGGCGGTGGCATGGATATATTGGTTTTAATTCTCTCCCCAATAACAAATCTTATTGGCTTTCCTGCGGAAGCTATTCCTATGGCATTAATGAGACCACTATCTGGTAGTGGTGCACTTGGAATTATGTCTGAAATAATTTCAAAACATGGTCCCGATTCTTTTATTGGAATTTTAGTATCTACAATTATGGGAAGTACAGAAACTACTTTTTATGTATTGGCTTTATACTTTGGTTCTGTCAATATACGTAAAACAAGACATGCAGTGGCTGCGGGAGTTCTTGCAGATATAGCTGGAATAACTGGAGCTTTTTTAATAGTTAAATTTTTATTTGGATGA
- a CDS encoding alanine dehydrogenase — protein MRIGIPKETVREEKRVALAPAGVNTLVKAGHTVFIETGAGLESHFTDDEYRAVGANIVYSAEEVYHRSEMIVKVAPLTDEEADMLQEEQIIFSFLYLAVGKKTIIEKLLAKKVTAIAYELIEKDDQLPVLQSMSEIAGQLAISVGERFLGSDSQLGRGILMGGIAGVAPAAVVIIGAGVVGFNAARTAHARGAHVIVLDKDLRKLKRINDLISKSITTVAANQYTIARGVKFADLLIGAIQIKAGKTPHIVTEEMVKSMKKGAVIIDVSIDQGGCIETSRPTTLSDPIFIMHNVIHYCVPNMPALVSRTASYGLTNASMEYISEIADSGLSRALLSDAGLAKGVCTYNGYCTNEMIADAFSLEHRRLHIFPTN, from the coding sequence ATGAGAATAGGAATTCCCAAAGAGACAGTAAGAGAAGAAAAAAGAGTAGCACTTGCACCAGCGGGAGTTAATACATTGGTGAAAGCTGGTCATACGGTTTTTATTGAAACAGGTGCGGGATTAGAAAGCCATTTTACAGATGATGAATATCGAGCTGTTGGAGCTAATATTGTCTATAGTGCAGAAGAAGTTTATCATCGTTCTGAGATGATAGTAAAAGTAGCACCATTAACTGATGAAGAAGCTGATATGCTTCAAGAAGAACAGATCATATTTTCATTTCTTTATCTTGCAGTTGGTAAAAAAACTATAATCGAAAAATTATTAGCAAAAAAAGTTACAGCCATAGCATATGAACTGATTGAAAAGGATGATCAATTACCTGTTCTCCAATCAATGAGCGAAATAGCTGGACAATTAGCAATTTCTGTGGGGGAAAGATTTTTAGGTAGCGATTCTCAGCTCGGGAGAGGAATTTTAATGGGGGGTATTGCAGGGGTAGCTCCAGCTGCTGTGGTAATAATTGGTGCCGGAGTTGTCGGTTTTAATGCTGCTCGAACTGCTCATGCCAGAGGAGCTCATGTTATTGTTCTTGATAAAGATTTAAGAAAATTAAAAAGAATAAATGATTTGATATCCAAGAGTATCACTACAGTTGCTGCTAATCAATATACTATTGCTCGTGGTGTTAAATTTGCCGACCTTCTAATTGGGGCAATACAAATCAAAGCTGGTAAAACTCCTCACATTGTTACAGAAGAAATGGTAAAATCAATGAAGAAAGGTGCAGTGATTATTGATGTTTCAATCGATCAGGGAGGATGCATAGAAACAAGTAGACCTACTACATTATCTGATCCTATATTTATTATGCATAATGTAATACACTACTGTGTACCAAATATGCCTGCATTAGTCTCCAGAACCGCAAGTTATGGATTGACTAATGCATCAATGGAATATATATCAGAAATAGCTGATAGCGGTTTATCTCGAGCTTTATTATCGGATGCTGGTTTAGCTAAAGGCGTTTGCACTTATAATGGATATTGTACGAATGAAATGATTGCAGATGCTTTTTCATTAGAACATAGGAGATTGCACATTTTCCCTACAAATTAA
- a CDS encoding carbon-nitrogen family hydrolase yields the protein MKAGLVQFSPVWENKDESIKKIETLIDKLNEKPDLLIFPEMTLTGFTMHSNKFAEEIDGSGMKYFMKLASELKTHIFFGIIEKNDSKFYNSLIHLDRNGLITAYYRKIHPFTHTKEDKFYSAGNEIVITKIDQAKIGLSICYDLRFPELFRLYAKQKVELIINIANWPIDRIEHWKTLLKARAIENQCFIIGVNRTGNDPYFNYNGNSAVVDPSGNILVINENEEKIILCDINLDLVEEIRNKLQFLNDIKLI from the coding sequence ATGAAAGCAGGACTTGTTCAGTTTTCTCCAGTATGGGAAAACAAAGACGAAAGTATCAAAAAGATAGAAACATTAATTGATAAACTAAATGAAAAACCTGATTTACTCATATTCCCTGAAATGACGCTCACCGGTTTTACAATGCATTCTAATAAGTTTGCTGAAGAAATTGATGGCTCAGGTATGAAATATTTTATGAAACTTGCATCTGAATTAAAAACTCATATTTTCTTTGGTATAATTGAAAAAAATGATAGTAAGTTTTATAACTCACTAATTCATCTGGATCGCAATGGTTTAATAACTGCATATTACAGAAAAATTCATCCATTTACTCACACTAAAGAGGATAAATTTTATTCTGCCGGTAATGAGATTGTAATTACAAAAATTGATCAAGCAAAAATTGGTTTAAGTATTTGTTACGACTTAAGATTCCCTGAACTCTTTAGACTATATGCCAAGCAAAAAGTAGAATTAATAATTAACATAGCTAACTGGCCTATCGATAGAATTGAACACTGGAAAACTTTACTTAAAGCACGAGCTATCGAAAATCAATGTTTTATAATCGGAGTTAATAGAACCGGAAATGATCCTTACTTTAATTATAATGGTAATAGTGCAGTTGTAGATCCCTCAGGGAATATTTTAGTAATAAATGAAAATGAAGAAAAAATAATTTTATGTGACATAAATTTAGATTTAGTTGAAGAGATAAGAAATAAATTACAGTTTTTAAATGATATTAAGTTGATTTAA
- a CDS encoding metallophosphoesterase: protein MIAIIGDIHGCYYTLEELYNEIINRYPGIPVYSIGDLVDRGNFSYEVVKFVKEKNIILTPGNHDYMFYHFFKEPSSIFARSWFFNGNESTLLSYEKHEKEMFEHIEFIKSAQLFYNLEDCFISHAGISVYYEKFLPQDFRNNLDLLEPLIYNDISSDRGIMWTRDPLLNLGKLQVVGHTKQPDITYIEDSNALYIDTGACVGNKLSAVIIEKNSIIDTIQVKTHLEDII from the coding sequence ATGATTGCTATTATTGGAGATATACACGGTTGTTATTATACACTGGAAGAACTTTATAATGAAATTATAAATCGCTATCCTGGAATTCCTGTATATTCAATTGGAGATTTGGTTGATAGAGGTAATTTTAGCTATGAAGTTGTAAAATTTGTGAAAGAAAAGAATATCATACTTACACCGGGAAATCATGATTACATGTTCTATCATTTCTTTAAAGAGCCATCGAGTATTTTTGCTCGCTCCTGGTTTTTTAATGGAAATGAATCTACATTGCTTTCATATGAAAAGCATGAAAAAGAAATGTTTGAACATATCGAATTTATTAAATCAGCACAGTTATTTTATAATCTTGAAGATTGTTTTATTTCTCATGCAGGTATATCTGTTTACTATGAAAAATTTTTGCCTCAAGATTTTAGAAATAATCTTGATTTATTAGAACCATTAATATATAATGATATTTCGAGTGACAGAGGAATAATGTGGACAAGAGACCCGCTACTTAATCTTGGAAAGCTTCAAGTTGTAGGACACACAAAACAACCAGATATTACTTATATTGAAGATTCAAATGCATTGTATATCGATACAGGAGCTTGTGTTGGCAATAAATTAAGTGCAGTAATAATTGAAAAAAATTCAATTATAGATACAATCCAAGTTAAAACACATCTGGAAGATATTATTTAA
- a CDS encoding acetyl-CoA hydrolase/transferase family protein produces MTVEKLKIDKHTNAAWIKKYNSKITTAEEAIKVVKSGDKIIIQPGCAAPLELINALVKRKDELYNVEIYHILVVGDLPYTQPGMEKHFKHKAFFIGANVRQAINEGRAEFIPIFLSEVTLLFKKEIIKADVALIHVSPPDEHGFCSYGIDVGNIKTPAEKAKCVIAQVNKQMPRGLGNSFIHINKIDYIVEVDTPLQELPQVDPDATPDMLEIYDKIGKNVASLIEDGSTLQMGIGAIPDAVLRYMRDKNDLGVHTEMFSDGLIELIEEGIVTGEKKTLHPGKVVAGFVLGTKKLYDYIDNNPIFEFHPQEYVNDPFLISQNYKMVAINSAIEVDLTGQVCADSIGTKLFSGIGGQVDFIRGAARSEGGKPIIALPSATRDLKYSKIVPMLKPGAGVVTSRGDVHYVITEYGIADLYGKSIQERARALINIAHPLFRDELTEFAKKTYHI; encoded by the coding sequence ATGACAGTTGAAAAACTTAAAATTGATAAGCATACAAATGCCGCCTGGATAAAAAAATATAATTCAAAAATTACTACGGCAGAAGAAGCAATTAAAGTAGTAAAAAGTGGAGATAAAATTATTATTCAACCAGGTTGTGCAGCTCCATTAGAACTTATAAATGCACTGGTAAAGAGAAAGGACGAACTTTATAATGTAGAAATTTATCATATACTTGTAGTTGGTGATCTTCCATATACTCAACCAGGTATGGAAAAGCATTTTAAGCACAAAGCTTTTTTTATTGGAGCTAATGTTCGTCAAGCAATTAATGAAGGAAGAGCTGAATTTATTCCAATTTTTTTATCAGAAGTTACTTTATTATTCAAAAAAGAAATTATTAAAGCAGATGTAGCATTAATTCATGTTTCGCCACCCGATGAGCATGGATTTTGTAGTTATGGCATTGATGTAGGAAATATTAAAACTCCTGCAGAAAAAGCAAAATGTGTTATTGCTCAGGTTAATAAACAAATGCCTCGTGGTCTTGGAAATAGTTTTATTCATATTAATAAAATTGATTATATAGTTGAAGTTGATACTCCACTTCAAGAACTTCCTCAAGTTGATCCTGATGCTACTCCAGATATGCTTGAAATATATGATAAAATCGGAAAGAATGTTGCAAGTTTAATAGAAGATGGTTCTACACTTCAAATGGGAATTGGTGCAATACCAGATGCTGTTTTAAGATATATGAGAGATAAAAATGATCTTGGTGTTCATACTGAAATGTTTTCTGATGGATTAATAGAATTAATTGAAGAAGGGATTGTAACTGGTGAAAAGAAAACTTTGCATCCAGGAAAAGTAGTAGCAGGATTTGTACTTGGAACTAAAAAATTATACGATTACATAGACAACAATCCAATATTTGAATTTCATCCACAGGAATATGTAAATGATCCATTTCTTATTTCACAGAATTATAAAATGGTTGCAATCAATTCTGCAATCGAAGTGGATTTGACAGGACAGGTGTGTGCAGATAGTATTGGTACTAAATTATTTAGTGGTATAGGTGGACAGGTTGATTTTATTCGCGGAGCTGCACGTTCAGAAGGAGGAAAACCAATAATTGCACTTCCTTCGGCAACTCGTGATTTAAAATATTCTAAAATTGTTCCTATGCTTAAACCTGGAGCTGGTGTTGTTACATCACGAGGTGATGTTCATTATGTTATAACTGAATATGGTATTGCAGATCTTTATGGTAAAAGTATTCAAGAAAGAGCACGAGCACTCATAAACATTGCACATCCTTTATTTAGGGATGAATTAACTGAATTTGCGAAAAAAACCTACCATATCTAA
- a CDS encoding 2-hydroxyacid dehydrogenase codes for MKQKIFITQKLPGNIESYLQKNGFITETFDKERLITKKELIERARDVDALICLLSNRIDKEVIDNLNKCKIIANYAVGYNNIDVDYAKSKNIIVTNTPDVLTDATADIAVALILACARRLHEGNKLMRQKKFKGWKPDLLLGYDIKDKVVGIIGAGRIGTEVAIRMKAFKTKILYYSRSRNYELEKLTEAKKVSLNYLLKNSDIISIHVPLTESTFHLLNKENMVLMKKSAIIVNTARGEVIDEKFLIKILKQKKIFSAGFDVYENEPDVNPDLLKLDNVFLLPHIGSATIETRTRMAMLAAKNVIEVLKGNKPITPV; via the coding sequence ATGAAACAAAAGATCTTTATTACTCAAAAGTTACCTGGAAATATAGAAAGTTATTTACAAAAAAATGGTTTCATTACAGAAACTTTTGATAAAGAACGATTAATTACTAAAAAAGAATTAATAGAAAGAGCACGGGATGTTGATGCATTAATATGTTTGTTAAGTAATAGAATCGATAAAGAAGTTATTGATAATTTAAATAAGTGTAAAATTATTGCTAATTATGCTGTTGGTTATAACAACATTGATGTTGATTATGCAAAATCAAAAAATATAATCGTTACAAATACTCCTGATGTTCTCACAGATGCAACAGCTGATATTGCAGTGGCTTTAATCTTAGCATGTGCTCGAAGATTACATGAAGGAAATAAATTAATGCGTCAAAAAAAATTTAAAGGATGGAAACCAGATCTCTTACTTGGTTATGATATAAAAGATAAAGTAGTGGGCATAATTGGAGCCGGAAGAATTGGCACAGAAGTAGCAATAAGAATGAAAGCTTTTAAAACAAAAATTTTGTACTACAGCAGAAGTAGAAATTATGAGCTTGAAAAATTAACTGAAGCTAAAAAAGTTTCTCTTAACTACTTGCTTAAAAATTCTGATATTATTTCTATTCATGTTCCACTGACTGAAAGTACATTTCATTTATTAAATAAAGAGAATATGGTTTTGATGAAGAAGAGTGCGATAATAGTTAATACAGCAAGGGGAGAAGTAATTGATGAAAAATTTTTAATAAAAATTTTAAAGCAAAAGAAAATTTTTTCAGCTGGCTTTGATGTTTATGAAAATGAACCGGATGTAAATCCAGATTTATTGAAATTAGATAATGTGTTTTTATTGCCTCACATCGGAAGTGCAACTATAGAAACTCGAACAAGAATGGCTATGTTAGCTGCTAAAAATGTTATAGAAGTTTTGAAAGGGAATAAACCTATTACTCCTGTTTAA